In one window of Calypte anna isolate BGI_N300 chromosome 1, bCalAnn1_v1.p, whole genome shotgun sequence DNA:
- the AQP11 gene encoding aquaporin-11: MAVGGVGTSLLLMGGIVVAVGLCRRFTRRRLRSHHRLYTFLLEMFSTFQICACTNELCLLGNVEPKPHTALTFTYGFTVLHGLSLPGSTCNPCGTLQPMWGGGVPVRMGGLKIGAQFLAAVLARIFMHFIWSLGMAEPHFGALSQGCSNPMQTTEVQAFCIELLFSVVFQLTILRMERVNPKYKVHLIALLITMLVYAGGNLTGAIFNPALAFSLHANCFYDNFLSYALVYWIAPSLGTILVAFIWDAILPRIS, translated from the exons ATGGCTGTCGGTGGTGTCGGGACCTCGCTGCTGCTGATGGGCGGCATCGTGGTGGCCGTGGGGCTGTGCCGGAGGTTCACCCGCCGCCGGCTGCGCTCCCACCACCGCCTTTACACTTTCCTCTTGGAGATGTTCAGCACCTTCCAGATCTGCGCCTGCACGAACgagctctgcctgctgggcaATGTGGAACCCAAGCCTCACACCGCCCTCACCTTCACCTACGGTTTCACCGTCCTGCACGGCCTGAGCCTGCCCGGCAGCACATGCAACCCCTGCGGCACCTTGCAGCCCATGTGGGGCGGTGGGGTACCCGTCAGGATGGGTGGACTGAAGATCGGAGCTCAGTTCCTGGCTGCGGTGCTGGCCAGGATCTTTATGCACTTTATCTGGAGCCTGGGGATGGCGGAGCCACATTTTGGAGCGCTCTCGCAGGGCTGCAGCAACCCCATGCAGACTACGGAGGTGCAGGCGTTCTGCATAGAACTGCTCTTTTCTGTCGTTTTCCAGCTGACCATCCTGCGAATGGAGAGAGTTAATCCCAAATATAAAGTCCACTTGATTGCTCTTCTCATCACCATGCTCGTGTATGCAG GTGGTAATCTCACAGGAGCAATATTTAACCCAGCACTGGCTTTTTCATTACATGCAAATTGTTTCTATGACAATTTCTTAAGTTATGCACTAGTATATTGGATAGCACCATCCTTGG gcACAATACTTGTGGCTTTTATATGGGATGCAATCCTTCCTCGAATATCCTGA